CTCAGGCGCGACACTTGGCGCGAAGTGGGCGGCCTCGACGAGAACTTCGTCAACTGCTACGAGGACATCGACCTCTGTCTCCGCTTGCGGGAACGCGGCTATGAGCTGATCTACCGGCCGGACGGGGTGGTTGTCCATCACGAGGGGCGCAGCGCCGGGCGCAACGAGCGGGTCGCCCACAGCTGGCAGGTGCTGCGCGAGCGCTGGGAAGGGCGGCTGCCCTGCGATGAGGTGAACTTGCTGGCGGAGGACGGCTGGCAGGCGGTGCGGGAGCAGGGTGGGCTGCGTCTGCGCCGGATCTCCGCCCCGGCCCCGCGTCTGGCGGCGGACCTGACGACACGGGCGGAGGCCCTGATGGCGGGGGGCGACGTCTCGGCGGCGTGCGACCTGCTCGAGGAGGCGCTGTCCCGGGGTGGGGTGGATCGAGCGGAGGATGTGCGCCAAGCCCTGCTCGAACTGGAGCTATGGGTGGGCAACCTGGCGGGGGCGCGACGCTGGGCGGAGCAATGCCAGCCGCGACCCGAGCAACAGGCGCGACTGAGCCAGCTGCGGCACGATTTGAGGCGGCGCCTGGAGGACAACGGCCTGTCGGCGGCGCCATGACAAGCAGCCTGGTCATCCAGCTGGCCCGCCTGGGCGATCTGGTGCAAAGCCTGCCCCTCTGCCAGCGTCTGCGGCAGGATGGTCCGCTCACGCTGGTGGTCGCATTCGAACCGGGCCGCCGCCTGCGCCGGGTGGCGGACCATGTGGTGGTGCTGGATCCGCGCCGTCTGGCGGATCTGACGCAGGATGCCGGCGCCTTCCATCACGCCCTGCGGGCGGCCTGGGGCGAGGCGCCCGGCTGGGATCCACCGGTCGATCGCGTCCTCTGCCTGAACGAGGACAGGGCGGCGACGGCCTTGGCTCGACTGCTTCCGGCGGCCAGCCGGGCGGGTGCAGGCTGCCACGGAGATCCCTACCACCAGTGGCTGGGCGTCCTGGGGGGGAGGCGGAGCGAGAACGAGCTGCACTTGACGGATGCGATGCTGTCGCTGCACCCTGGCCCGGCCGCTCCACCTCCGGTCGCGGGCGAGCCTGGAGCGGGGGCGGTGGTGCTGCATGCCGGCAGCGGCAGCCAGGCGCGGCAGCTGGGTGGGGACTTCTGGTCCGCCCTGGCCGCGCGGTTGCTGGCCGCGACCACCCGGCAGGTGCTTCTGACGGGAAGCGCAGCTGAGCGCCGCGCGGCGGAGGCGCTGGTCAAGGCGGTGGGTCCGGCGCCGCGCCTGACGAATCTCTGCGGGGAAACAGATCTGGACCAGTTGCAGGACGTGCTGGACGAGGCCGCCCTGGTGATCGCCCAGGACACCGGCGTGCTGCACCTGGCCGCCCACCTGCGGCGTCCACTGGTCGGCCTGTATCACGGATCAGCCTGGGCGAAAGAGACGGGACCCTGGCTGGCCGGCGCCCAGGTGCTGCAAATCCAGGAGGAATGCGCGCCCTGCCTTGAAGGGTGGCCGCCTTGCGGATCCTACCGCTGCCGGACCAACCTGAATGGAGGCGAGACGGCGGAGCTGGCCCTGGCCCTGCTGGCCGGCGCCGAACCGACCTTGGAGAAGAAAGGGGGGCGTCTTCATCTGACGGTGAGGCGGCTGGGAGAGAGCCTGTCGCTGGCCGAGGCCGGGCAGCCAGCCAGGGAGGAAGATCTGACCCGGTGGCGTCGACAACTGACCCTGTTGCGGGATTGGGACGGGCAGGACGCGGCTGTGGCCGGCCGTCCGCCCGGACGCTGTTCGCGACTGGAGCACGCCCGGCAAGCCGGCATGGAGCTGGCCGACTGGCGGCGGCGGGAGTGGCCCCGGCCCCCCGCCAACTTGTGCGAGGAGCTGTCCTGGCGGCGGGAGGCGGCCAGGTGGACGGCCGAGCGCGGACCGCAGGATTTGTCATGCCCGGGATGATGCGCGAGGGGTGGCGATTGGACCTGTCCGTCCTTCCCCATCCGTTGGAAGCGGCCGGGGTGGACTGGTGCTTTCGACTGCCGGATGGACGATTGGGCTGCAGCGGAAGGGATCCACGGCGGGAGGCGGCACGGCGCTGCGCCCACCTGCCGCCGGGATCGCGGCCCGTTCTGCTGGGCCTGGGGGCCGGGCACGATCTGGACGCGCTGCTGGAGGGAGAGGCGGGGGAGCTCCTGGTGGTCGAGGCGGACCCGCGCAGCCTGGCCACGACCCTGGAGCGCTGGCGCCTGCTGGGACGGACGCCACCCGATCCGGCGCGCTGCCGGCTGGTCCTGGCGGATGATGACGGGAGCCTTTGCCGCTTGCTGGCGGAGCTGCTGCGCGACGAGCACGGGGAACGGCCACTCATCCTCCATCCGTGGTGCGCCGAGCTGTGGCGCGCGGCGACACCGGAAGCGGCACGCTTGATGGAGGATCTGCGACGACGGCGCAGCGCCGCCCATTCGCAGGAGGAACTGCTCGCGGCCAATCGCACGGCGAACGCCGCCCGGCTGGAGGAGGCGCGGTGGGTGGCCGAGCTGGACGGCGCCTGGGGCAATGATCCGGTGCTGGTCTGCGGGGCGGGGCCTGGCTTGGGGCCGGCCCTGAAGAGGCTGGACGATGCGCCGGGCCTGCGGATCATTGCCGTCTCCACCGCGCTGCCGGCGCTGGCCCTCCGCGGCATCCGGCCGGATGTGGTGGTGGCGACGGATCCCAGTCCGCTCCTGGCGCAGGACATCGTGGCGGAGGAGCTGTCCCTGGGCGATGTGCCGCTGGCCGTCTTCCCGACAACCAGCGCGGCTCTGGTGGAGGCCTGGCCGGGGCCGCTGTGGCTGGCGACGCCGGAGGGTCCGGGGCCGAGCGTGGAGAAGCGGTTGGGGCGATGCCCCGGAAGCCTCCCCGCCGGATGCGGCACGGTGGCGGGACCGGCGCTGGGCCTGGGAGCAAGGCTGAGTGGTGGAGTGCTGCTGATGGCGGGCGTGGATCTGTGGGCCGATGGCCCGTGCTACACGGATGGGGTGAGACGGCCCAAGGGGCCGAAACCGGACTTTGCCTTCGCCCGACGCCGCATGGCTGAGCTGGTGCGGGATCTGCGCCGCCAAGGGCGGCGCGTGGGGGTCCTGGGCCATCGGCCCGACTGGCTGCCCGTGGAAGGGAGTGGAAGCCGTGGTACCACATGAAGTGATGAGGCATCGCTGGCCGGATCTGGCCAGGAAGCTGGACGACCTGGACCCGGCCTCGGGTGGCGTCTGCCTGACGCAGGGCGGTCGCCGCCGCTTGCTGGTGCACGGTCAGAGCCTTGTCTCATCGGATCCGCGCCGGGAGGCGGAGCGGTGGGTGGATGCCGCGCTGGCCGGCTTTCGCGGCATCGCCGCGAAAGCGGATCAAGTACCTCGCGTGCATCTCTTCGGGCATGGGGTGGGATGGGAGGTGGCCGCTTTGCTGGAGCGCGGCGCACCGGAAGTGGTGGTGCATCCCGCCGAACCGGCCGTTCTGCGCTTCGCCCTGGAGCATTGGGAATGCCCCCAGGCGCTGGCTGATCCGCGGGTGACCTTCGCCGCGACGCGGCGAGACTGCGCGGGCCTCGCCCGCCCGGGCGACCTGGCTCTGGAGACGCCCCTCTGGCGGCGCCTCTTCGCGGAGGAGGTGGCGGCGCGCCGGGCGACGGCCGGCCTGCTGCGCTCGGCGGAGTTGCGCCTGCGCATCCTGGTGGTGGAACCCTTCTATGGAGGCAGCCTGCCCATGGCCCGCAGCGCCGCCGCGGCCCTGCGGGCCTTGGGCCACGACGTCCGCTCCCTCTCCTTCGAGGGCATGGCCGGCGCCCGCGAGACGCTCCATGCCTTCTCTGATCGTCATCCGGGCGCCCAGGCTTTGGCGGCCGAGTTCACCCGCCTGATGGGACACATGGTGCTCGTCGAGTCCCGGGCCTTCGGCCCGGACCTCGTGCTCGGCCTCGCCCAGAGTCCCTTCACGCCGGAAGCATCCCGTGAGCTGAGGTCGGCGGGCATCCGCACCGCCTTCTGGTTCGTGGAGGATTGGGAGACGCTTGATTACTGGAGGGGCCTGCACGGCCACTTCGATTTCTTCCTGCCCATCCAACGCGGCCGATTCCAGGAAAAGCTGGCCGGCCTGGCCTCGACCCCCGTCCGCTACCTGCCCGCCTGCGCCGACCCCGACCACTATCGCCCCGAAGAATGGGGCGAGGGCGAGCCGCCGGTCCTCAGCTTCGTCGGCGCCGGCTACCACAACCGCGAGCGCCTCTTCCTGGAGTTGCTCGATCTGCCCCTGCGCATCTGGGGCTCGGACTGGCGCGCTTCCGGCCCCGTGAGCCGCCTCCTCCAGAACGGTGGCCGCCGCACCACCGCCGCCGAGAACCGCCGCATCTACGCCAACAGCCTCATCAACCTCAACCTCCACTCCTCCACCTACCACGCCGGAATCAACCCCGATGGCGATTTCGTCAACCCGCGCACCTTCGAGATCCTCGCCTGCGGCGGCTTTCAGTTGACCGACCGTCGCTCCCTCCTGCCGGAACTGCTGGAGGACGGCCGTGAGCTGGTTTGTTTCGACTCGGTGCGCCAGCTGCGCGAGCTGGTCGCCCACCATCTGGCGCACCCCGCCGAGGGACGGGCCATCGCCGCCGCCGGCCGCCGCGCCGTGCTGGAGCTGCACACCTACCGCCACCGCATGGCCGAGCTGCTCGAGTTAGTGCTGCTGGAGCAGGCCGACGTCTTCCCCCACGCCGCCCGCCGCCGCAGTCTGGACAAGGATTCCGCCGATCCGGAGCTGGCGGCCTGGCTGGCCGCGCTGCCGCCCGCCCTGCCCCGCGAGCTGGACGCCGTGGCCGACTGGCTGCGCCGGCGCCGGGAGCCGCTCGACGCCGCCGCGGCCACCATCCTCTACATGCAGGAGCTGCGGGATTGGGCGCGGGCCAAGGGCGTGGAGCAGGCCTACGAGCAGGCCCGCCTGCAGCGCGAGGGGAGGCGGGCGGAGCATGGATAGGATCCTCGTCATCAACTTGACGCGCATGGGGGACATCATCCAAACCAGTCCCCTCGTCTCCGGGCTGCGCCAGCGCCATCCGCGCGCCGAGATCGGCCTGCTGGTGCTGAAGGCCTTCGCCGGCGCGGCGCGCCTCGTGCCCGGGGTGGATCGCCTGCTCGAACTGGACCAGGACCAAGCGGTGGCCCGCCTGCTCGACCCCGACCGCTCCCTGGCCGCCCGCGCCTCCTGGTTCAGCGCACTGGCGGCCGAGCTGCGCGGCGAAGGCTGGGATCTCGTCTTCAACCTGAGCCACAGCCGCGACAGCGCCGTCCTGGCCCGCCTGCTGGCCCGGGGCGAGGTGCGCGGCATCGTGCTGCGGAATGACGGCCGCACCGTCGTCCACCACGACTGGGCGCGCTACTTCTTCTGTGTCACAGGCAACCGCGCCGTCAACTCCTTCAACCTGGTGGACATCTATCGCCTGGTGGGCGACTTGGGCGCGGGCGAGGGTCCCGCCCTTGCCCTGGAGGTCGGACCGGCCGCCGCGGCGCGCGCCGCGGAGCTGCTGGCCCACCTGCCGGCGGACGGGCGCCGGCCGCTGGTGATGATCCAGCCGGGCGCCAGCCGCGAGAACCGCCGCTGGCCGGGGGAACGCCTGGCCGCCGTCATGCGCCGCCT
Above is a genomic segment from bacterium containing:
- a CDS encoding glycosyltransferase family 9 protein, which codes for MTSSLVIQLARLGDLVQSLPLCQRLRQDGPLTLVVAFEPGRRLRRVADHVVVLDPRRLADLTQDAGAFHHALRAAWGEAPGWDPPVDRVLCLNEDRAATALARLLPAASRAGAGCHGDPYHQWLGVLGGRRSENELHLTDAMLSLHPGPAAPPPVAGEPGAGAVVLHAGSGSQARQLGGDFWSALAARLLAATTRQVLLTGSAAERRAAEALVKAVGPAPRLTNLCGETDLDQLQDVLDEAALVIAQDTGVLHLAAHLRRPLVGLYHGSAWAKETGPWLAGAQVLQIQEECAPCLEGWPPCGSYRCRTNLNGGETAELALALLAGAEPTLEKKGGRLHLTVRRLGESLSLAEAGQPAREEDLTRWRRQLTLLRDWDGQDAAVAGRPPGRCSRLEHARQAGMELADWRRREWPRPPANLCEELSWRREAARWTAERGPQDLSCPG
- a CDS encoding DUF115 domain-containing protein codes for the protein MPGMMREGWRLDLSVLPHPLEAAGVDWCFRLPDGRLGCSGRDPRREAARRCAHLPPGSRPVLLGLGAGHDLDALLEGEAGELLVVEADPRSLATTLERWRLLGRTPPDPARCRLVLADDDGSLCRLLAELLRDEHGERPLILHPWCAELWRAATPEAARLMEDLRRRRSAAHSQEELLAANRTANAARLEEARWVAELDGAWGNDPVLVCGAGPGLGPALKRLDDAPGLRIIAVSTALPALALRGIRPDVVVATDPSPLLAQDIVAEELSLGDVPLAVFPTTSAALVEAWPGPLWLATPEGPGPSVEKRLGRCPGSLPAGCGTVAGPALGLGARLSGGVLLMAGVDLWADGPCYTDGVRRPKGPKPDFAFARRRMAELVRDLRRQGRRVGVLGHRPDWLPVEGSGSRGTT
- a CDS encoding glycosyltransferase → MRHRWPDLARKLDDLDPASGGVCLTQGGRRRLLVHGQSLVSSDPRREAERWVDAALAGFRGIAAKADQVPRVHLFGHGVGWEVAALLERGAPEVVVHPAEPAVLRFALEHWECPQALADPRVTFAATRRDCAGLARPGDLALETPLWRRLFAEEVAARRATAGLLRSAELRLRILVVEPFYGGSLPMARSAAAALRALGHDVRSLSFEGMAGARETLHAFSDRHPGAQALAAEFTRLMGHMVLVESRAFGPDLVLGLAQSPFTPEASRELRSAGIRTAFWFVEDWETLDYWRGLHGHFDFFLPIQRGRFQEKLAGLASTPVRYLPACADPDHYRPEEWGEGEPPVLSFVGAGYHNRERLFLELLDLPLRIWGSDWRASGPVSRLLQNGGRRTTAAENRRIYANSLINLNLHSSTYHAGINPDGDFVNPRTFEILACGGFQLTDRRSLLPELLEDGRELVCFDSVRQLRELVAHHLAHPAEGRAIAAAGRRAVLELHTYRHRMAELLELVLLEQADVFPHAARRRSLDKDSADPELAAWLAALPPALPRELDAVADWLRRRREPLDAAAATILYMQELRDWARAKGVEQAYEQARLQREGRRAEHG